One part of the Maridesulfovibrio sp. genome encodes these proteins:
- a CDS encoding nucleotidyl transferase AbiEii/AbiGii toxin family protein: MKLHESKEFFEDAIQATAEHLRLQNIFIEKDYWLTLALYRIAQTDLAAVTVFKGGTSLSKAYGCIERFSEDVDLAVITDKDQPANQTKKLLKRITTVASVDLKEELEGSSKGSMIRKIYYSYPKSFDGTFGSVSNKILLEVNAFAHPSPVQPMPISTYIYDFLKSRGQDEIIKQFDLQPFSFQVLCLERTFTEKIMAIVKASCSETPIESLRQKIRHIYDIHQLMQREEIQTFVGSPDFHELLEVVRKYDQGAPVGDGKWIDMDIAECPIFADTENIWKSLSSAYRDGLGAIVYGELPAEKDVLESLNKVCYSLK, translated from the coding sequence GTGAAGCTTCACGAATCCAAAGAGTTTTTTGAAGACGCGATACAGGCCACAGCAGAACACCTCCGCCTGCAAAACATCTTCATTGAAAAAGATTACTGGCTAACATTGGCTCTTTATCGCATTGCCCAGACAGATCTCGCAGCGGTGACTGTATTCAAAGGCGGGACTTCACTTTCCAAAGCATACGGATGTATCGAACGCTTTTCAGAAGATGTTGACCTTGCCGTCATTACAGACAAGGACCAGCCAGCTAACCAGACAAAAAAGCTACTCAAAAGAATCACCACAGTAGCGAGTGTAGATTTAAAAGAAGAACTGGAAGGCAGCAGTAAAGGTTCTATGATCCGTAAGATCTACTATTCCTACCCAAAGTCATTCGATGGAACATTTGGATCAGTTTCAAATAAAATTTTGCTAGAAGTGAACGCCTTCGCCCATCCATCACCCGTTCAGCCAATGCCGATTTCTACTTATATTTACGACTTTCTGAAAAGCCGTGGGCAAGATGAAATTATCAAGCAATTTGACCTTCAGCCTTTCTCGTTTCAGGTTCTCTGCCTTGAGCGGACCTTCACTGAAAAAATAATGGCAATAGTCAAAGCTTCATGCAGTGAAACTCCGATCGAATCTCTGCGCCAGAAAATCAGGCATATCTACGATATCCACCAACTTATGCAGAGAGAAGAAATTCAAACATTCGTAGGCTCTCCTGATTTTCATGAGTTACTGGAAGTGGTGCGGAAATATGATCAAGGAGCCCCAGTTGGAGATGGCAAGTGGATAGACATGGATATTGCCGAATGCCCTATTTTTGCTGACACAGAAAACATATGGAAGTCGCTAAGTTCTGCGTATCGGGATGGCCTTGGGGCTATTGTTTATGGGGAGTTGCCTGCGGAAAAGGATGTGTTGGAGTCGCTGAACAAAGTTTGCTACAGCCTAAAGTAA
- a CDS encoding DUF6088 family protein produces MQVSAQINNYIESIPPGKIITYQDFRDLQKSKPQALAKALERLVKKQVLIRQAKGAFYRPKETIFGKVSPSDEELISFQTRKDDRVTGILTGQSVYLKLQIATQVPSTLTIASITPRKKQTVGKLQVQFVRSYVSSIEKEDIPLIELLEALRFIKKAQDCTPDEIVAAVGRKMKDLTEGELKRLVEFAKAYPPMVRALCGSLCETIPEGLAKPFLIESLRATLNPYTKYKLPISETILKNKKAWGIV; encoded by the coding sequence ATGCAAGTTTCAGCGCAGATAAATAACTATATAGAATCAATCCCACCGGGGAAGATCATCACTTATCAGGACTTTAGAGACTTGCAGAAAAGCAAGCCACAAGCTCTAGCGAAGGCTTTGGAACGTCTGGTCAAAAAGCAGGTTTTAATCCGGCAAGCAAAAGGAGCTTTCTACCGCCCAAAGGAAACCATTTTTGGGAAGGTCAGCCCTTCTGACGAAGAACTTATTTCCTTTCAAACACGCAAAGACGATAGGGTTACCGGAATTCTCACCGGACAGTCAGTATATCTCAAGCTTCAGATAGCCACGCAGGTTCCGAGTACTCTAACCATTGCGAGTATCACTCCTAGAAAAAAACAAACTGTAGGCAAACTTCAAGTCCAGTTCGTGCGCAGTTATGTTTCATCAATAGAGAAAGAAGACATCCCACTGATAGAGCTGCTCGAAGCTCTAAGGTTCATCAAGAAAGCTCAGGATTGCACACCGGACGAAATTGTTGCTGCGGTCGGGAGAAAGATGAAAGACCTTACAGAAGGAGAATTGAAAAGACTGGTTGAGTTTGCGAAAGCATACCCTCCCATGGTTCGAGCCCTTTGTGGAAGTCTTTGCGAAACCATTCCTGAAGGGTTAGCTAAACCCTTTCTGATCGAGTCATTGCGTGCGACTTTGAATCCATATACGAAATACAAATTGCCAATATCTGAAACTATTCTGAAAAATAAAAAGGCATGGGGTATAGTGTGA
- a CDS encoding abortive infection family protein, whose amino-acid sequence MLAELKTDYEHANALVNILIDRATGGNIDEYDYTQLRNYFVTDNRFADILPKWFASKRSVNQFWQFIKNEYGSYSERRDFIWTEFERLISFCECDNGVCAEPVITSGLEKLDSNGVNRAWAKALERIENDPEGAITLGRTLLESVCKHILDLRGIQYESKNIKLHKLYRTVADELNLAPEQHDEDLFKQVLGGCSAVVNGLGSLRNSLGDAHGPGVLHVRPQPRHARLVVNIAGAMTLFLIETANK is encoded by the coding sequence ATGCTTGCTGAATTAAAAACAGATTATGAACATGCTAATGCATTGGTCAATATTTTAATTGATCGCGCAACGGGCGGAAATATCGACGAATACGACTATACACAGTTACGTAATTATTTTGTAACAGACAATAGATTTGCAGACATCTTACCTAAGTGGTTTGCAAGTAAGCGTTCAGTGAATCAGTTTTGGCAGTTCATTAAAAATGAATACGGGAGCTACTCTGAGCGACGAGATTTCATATGGACAGAATTTGAACGTCTTATTTCTTTTTGTGAATGTGACAATGGAGTTTGCGCCGAACCAGTTATTACATCAGGACTTGAAAAGCTCGATAGTAATGGTGTTAATAGAGCTTGGGCAAAGGCTCTGGAACGCATAGAAAATGATCCTGAGGGCGCAATTACTTTGGGACGTACACTGCTAGAATCTGTCTGCAAGCATATTCTTGACCTACGCGGTATTCAATACGAATCAAAAAACATTAAGCTTCATAAATTGTACAGGACTGTAGCAGACGAATTGAACCTAGCCCCAGAACAACACGATGAAGACTTGTTCAAGCAAGTTCTAGGTGGATGCTCAGCCGTTGTAAATGGCTTAGGATCACTTAGAAATTCCCTTGGCGACGCTCACGGCCCCGGCGTGTTGCATGTTCGCCCACAGCCAAGGCATGCAAGACTTGTTGTAAATATTGCTGGAGCAATGACACTATTTCTCATTGAAACGGCCAACAAATGA
- a CDS encoding relaxase/mobilization nuclease domain-containing protein, protein MYMKVFAHGQGDGAKAVNYVIDPKRKGREESPPEVLRGDPEIVRMVIGSTDRKWKYTSGVLSWAPEDQVSPETEKKIMEDFEKTAFAGMEPDQYSVLWVRHSHAGHHEMHFIIPRTELTQDKAMNACPPGWQKQYDVWRDLWNERMEWARPDDPKRARVAQPGKEIQFDSKNKRAELKQQITDYLAQGISKGVYQNRDDLIEGLENVGFSIPRKGKNYITLESPQDGQRIRMKGGIYAASWRADKQVERAGEITVAGNGASRTGRISRLERELEEVRSSRAEYNQKRYGRTTEKVEKEGVRNFGLSLEAKFAGKFPIRFAASHSFGLHNRILRLENQGESRGVNNHQHTNSKPEEEYKQIYSMEDQRLPDRESKISGFPQGNEVGNNTHRERKSCAFTKEVDYERVKSELIGGPSQNREGAKPQIKRAGQEDCRADKGGSRLPGLAERLGKSLKRVGAVVGAFARLVGRKRAKNKEMRR, encoded by the coding sequence ATGTATATGAAAGTTTTCGCCCATGGTCAGGGAGATGGAGCCAAGGCCGTTAATTACGTGATTGATCCGAAACGAAAAGGGCGTGAGGAATCGCCGCCTGAAGTTTTGCGCGGAGACCCGGAGATAGTCCGAATGGTAATTGGCTCAACTGATCGTAAATGGAAATATACTTCAGGCGTTCTTTCATGGGCTCCAGAAGATCAGGTTTCGCCCGAAACTGAAAAGAAGATCATGGAAGATTTTGAGAAAACAGCTTTCGCAGGCATGGAACCTGATCAATATTCGGTCTTGTGGGTTCGTCATAGCCACGCTGGGCATCATGAAATGCATTTCATAATCCCACGTACGGAATTGACTCAAGATAAGGCTATGAATGCATGTCCGCCGGGTTGGCAAAAACAATATGATGTCTGGCGGGATTTATGGAACGAGCGAATGGAGTGGGCAAGGCCGGATGATCCGAAGCGGGCGAGGGTTGCTCAGCCGGGGAAGGAAATCCAGTTTGACAGCAAAAATAAACGTGCAGAGCTGAAGCAGCAAATTACAGATTATTTGGCTCAGGGAATTTCTAAGGGCGTTTATCAAAACAGGGATGACCTAATTGAAGGGTTGGAAAACGTAGGTTTTTCCATTCCACGTAAGGGCAAAAATTATATCACACTGGAGTCGCCGCAAGACGGGCAACGAATCAGGATGAAAGGAGGAATCTATGCAGCATCTTGGAGAGCTGACAAGCAAGTTGAAAGAGCAGGTGAGATCACAGTCGCAGGAAATGGAGCAAGCCGTACAGGGCGTATTTCACGACTTGAGCGAGAGCTTGAGGAAGTACGCAGCAGCCGAGCTGAATACAATCAAAAACGATATGGACGAACAACTGAAAAAGTTGAGAAAGAGGGAGTCCGCAATTTCGGCTTATCACTGGAAGCAAAATTTGCTGGCAAATTTCCTATCCGCTTTGCTGCTAGTCATAGTTTCGGTCTCCATAACAGGATTCTACGGTTGGAGAATCAAGGAGAATCGCGAGGAGTTAACAATCATCAACACACAAATAGCAAGCCAGAAGAAGAATATAAGCAAATTTACAGCATGGAAGATCAACGCCTACCAGACCGAGAATCAAAAATATCTGGTTTTCCCCAAGGGAATGAAGTTGGAAATAACACGCACAGAGAGCGGAAGTCCTGCGCTTTTACTAAAGAGGTAGATTATGAACGAGTTAAGTCAGAACTTATCGGAGGCCCTAGCCAGAATAGAGAAGGAGCAAAGCCGCAGATTAAGCGAGCAGGACAAGAAGATTGCCGAGCTGACAAGGGAGGTTCAAGGTTGCCGGGACTTGCAGAGCGACTTGGAAAGAGTCTTAAGCGAGTTGGAGCGGTTGTCGGGGCGTTTGCGCGGTTAGTGGGGAGAAAACGGGCGAAAAATAAGGAGATGAGGCGTTAA
- the mobC gene encoding plasmid mobilization relaxosome protein MobC, translated as MNNAKKTENLSMRVSPKDKELILAMAAESGMSMADFVRVRLGQTRVRRSKIEREKLLHMARIGNNLNQLARWANTHKSSADSLLVLAELTAIEQELKCI; from the coding sequence ATGAATAACGCCAAAAAAACAGAAAATCTGTCCATGCGAGTGAGTCCAAAGGACAAAGAGTTAATTCTAGCAATGGCAGCTGAAAGCGGAATGAGCATGGCCGATTTTGTTCGCGTGCGCTTGGGACAGACCAGAGTGCGCCGCAGCAAAATTGAAAGAGAGAAATTACTCCATATGGCTCGTATCGGAAATAATCTGAATCAACTTGCCCGCTGGGCAAATACGCACAAGAGCAGTGCTGATTCACTTTTAGTTCTTGCTGAGCTGACCGCCATCGAGCAGGAGCTGAAATGTATATGA
- a CDS encoding serine protease — protein sequence MIPNNAIQRVFQIQVNNSTGTCFTVEHKNKQYIVTAKHIVAEIEEKTTIEIFHNKQWKTIEVQLVGFADNPIDIAVLTTDIQISPLYPLPATAKGSVYGQDVYFLGFPYGLYEHVGEMNNNFPLPFVKKATLSSMSLTDEIQIYYLDGHNNPGFSGGPVVFKEPYPTEKDFKILGVISGYRFESKPIHDEDKTLPYYVKENSGIIISYGIKHATDIIEQNPIGFELPPQSF from the coding sequence ATGATACCTAACAACGCTATCCAAAGAGTATTTCAAATTCAAGTAAACAATTCTACCGGGACATGTTTCACAGTAGAACATAAAAACAAACAGTACATAGTAACAGCTAAACACATAGTGGCTGAAATAGAAGAAAAAACAACTATTGAAATATTTCATAATAAACAATGGAAAACTATAGAAGTTCAACTAGTTGGTTTTGCGGACAATCCAATAGATATAGCTGTTTTAACAACAGACATACAAATTTCTCCCCTGTATCCACTACCAGCAACCGCTAAGGGATCAGTATATGGACAGGATGTGTATTTTCTAGGTTTTCCGTATGGTCTGTACGAACATGTCGGGGAAATGAACAATAACTTTCCTTTACCTTTTGTAAAAAAAGCAACTTTATCTAGCATGTCGCTCACTGATGAAATCCAAATCTACTATCTAGACGGGCATAATAATCCCGGTTTCTCAGGAGGTCCTGTAGTGTTCAAAGAACCCTATCCAACGGAAAAGGACTTCAAAATATTAGGAGTTATTTCAGGCTATAGATTTGAGTCTAAGCCAATTCATGACGAAGACAAAACTCTTCCATATTATGTAAAAGAAAATTCGGGGATAATAATCAGTTACGGCATAAAACACGCTACAGACATAATTGAACAAAATCCAATAGGATTCGAACTACCTCCGCAATCATTTTAA
- a CDS encoding efflux RND transporter permease subunit, with amino-acid sequence ILSGITLSIILKWWVGIFFIYLGIKHFILPFVPAKTHKFIGYAETWVIVGLVASVLTSSWLPLGPEKGMSNNYAFVALIIGSLMLFFELFRYNYARMLGWCLNHKLLFLSLPTFIIALGMSIWLGFGNLTSFLPDTIRTSAPYIKLAHTFPGLGKEFMPDLDEGAFLFMPTTMPHASIGEAHDVLRKQDMMIQSIPEVESAVGKLGRAETPLDPAPISMIETVINYKSEYVVSKSGERLRFKYDPDQKDYFRNVKGDLVPAKDGYPYLVQGYYARDDNGELIPDENGKPFRIWRSALSPELNPKRKSWKGITSPDDIWDEIVKAAKIPGVTSAPKLQPIAARIVMLQSGMRAPMGIKVKGPNLETLEKVALDLERLLKQVGSIQPEAVIADRIVGKPYLEIVIDREAIARYGIMLSQVQDVIEVAVGGKVVTTTVEGRERYPVRVRYMRELRDNIDDLGNILVSTPAGEQIPLSQLAEIKYIRGPQVIKSEDTFLVGYVLFDKKPGFAEVDVVEQTQTFLNSKIKSGELTIPAGVSYEFAGSYENQIRAQKKLAIILPLALMFIVLILYLQFKSLATTLMVFSGIFVAWSGGFLMVWMYGQPWFMHFTVFNTPMRELFQVAPINLSVAIWVGFLALFGIASDDGVIMATYLDETKNERKATSIPQIKQAIIKGAQRRIRPALMTSATTILALLPILTSTGRGSDIMVPMAIPSFGGMTIAILTVFVVPVLYCGVEEIKLKKVMNPK; translated from the coding sequence ACATCCTTTCTGGAATTACTCTTTCCATAATACTGAAATGGTGGGTTGGAATTTTCTTTATTTATCTGGGTATAAAGCACTTTATATTGCCATTTGTTCCTGCGAAGACTCATAAATTTATAGGGTATGCAGAAACATGGGTAATTGTAGGTTTGGTCGCCTCCGTTCTTACAAGTTCGTGGCTGCCGCTCGGACCGGAAAAAGGCATGAGCAATAATTATGCTTTTGTAGCCTTAATTATCGGAAGTTTAATGCTCTTTTTCGAATTATTCCGTTACAACTACGCCAGAATGCTTGGATGGTGCCTTAATCATAAATTACTCTTTTTATCTCTGCCAACTTTTATCATTGCGTTGGGAATGTCTATCTGGCTTGGCTTCGGCAATCTTACATCATTCCTACCTGACACAATCAGAACCTCTGCTCCGTACATCAAACTGGCTCACACTTTCCCCGGCTTAGGTAAGGAATTTATGCCGGACCTTGATGAAGGCGCATTTTTGTTCATGCCCACCACTATGCCGCATGCATCCATAGGCGAAGCTCATGATGTTCTGCGTAAACAGGATATGATGATTCAATCTATTCCAGAAGTGGAATCGGCCGTTGGCAAACTCGGAAGAGCAGAAACGCCTCTCGATCCAGCGCCTATTTCCATGATCGAAACTGTCATTAATTATAAATCCGAATATGTTGTTAGTAAATCAGGAGAGAGACTCCGTTTTAAATATGACCCCGATCAAAAAGACTACTTTCGCAATGTCAAAGGTGACCTTGTTCCGGCAAAGGACGGATATCCCTATTTAGTGCAAGGATACTATGCTAGAGACGACAATGGAGAACTTATTCCTGATGAAAATGGTAAACCTTTCAGAATTTGGCGATCTGCCCTTAGTCCAGAGCTGAATCCAAAACGCAAGAGCTGGAAAGGTATAACTTCTCCGGATGATATATGGGATGAAATAGTCAAAGCAGCTAAAATCCCCGGAGTAACTTCCGCGCCGAAACTGCAACCAATAGCCGCAAGAATTGTAATGCTGCAATCCGGCATGCGAGCTCCCATGGGCATCAAAGTTAAAGGCCCAAATCTGGAAACACTGGAAAAAGTAGCTCTTGATCTGGAAAGACTGCTCAAGCAGGTAGGGTCAATACAGCCGGAAGCCGTTATTGCCGACCGCATCGTGGGTAAACCATACCTTGAAATTGTTATCGATCGTGAAGCCATTGCAAGATATGGAATTATGCTTTCACAGGTACAGGATGTTATTGAAGTGGCTGTCGGCGGTAAGGTAGTGACAACGACTGTCGAAGGTCGTGAACGTTATCCTGTCAGGGTTCGCTACATGAGAGAGCTGCGCGATAACATAGATGATCTCGGCAATATTCTTGTAAGCACTCCGGCCGGAGAACAAATCCCGCTCAGCCAACTGGCAGAGATAAAATATATTCGCGGACCGCAGGTCATCAAAAGTGAAGATACATTTCTGGTCGGCTACGTACTGTTCGACAAAAAACCAGGGTTTGCCGAAGTGGATGTAGTTGAGCAGACTCAGACTTTTCTTAATTCTAAAATTAAATCAGGCGAGCTGACTATTCCTGCCGGAGTTTCATACGAATTTGCAGGTAGTTATGAAAATCAGATCAGAGCACAAAAGAAACTTGCTATAATCCTGCCACTGGCACTGATGTTCATAGTACTTATTTTATATTTACAGTTCAAATCCCTAGCAACAACTCTAATGGTCTTTTCAGGCATTTTCGTTGCATGGTCCGGCGGATTTCTTATGGTATGGATGTACGGTCAACCGTGGTTTATGCATTTTACCGTATTTAACACACCCATGCGCGAATTATTTCAGGTAGCTCCCATCAACTTAAGTGTTGCCATTTGGGTCGGTTTTTTAGCTCTATTCGGCATAGCCTCGGACGATGGAGTTATCATGGCAACCTATCTGGATGAAACTAAAAATGAACGTAAAGCTACCAGCATTCCCCAAATCAAGCAGGCTATCATTAAAGGAGCACAAAGAAGAATCCGCCCGGCTCTGATGACCTCGGCAACTACTATCCTTGCACTACTCCCTATCCTAACCTCAACAGGTCGCGGATCAGATATTATGGTTCCTATGGCAATTCCATCATTCGGAGGCATGACTATTGCCATACTTACCGTATTTGTAGTGCCTGTGCTTTATTGTGGTGTTGAAGAAATAAAACTAAAAAAAGTGATGAACCCAAAATAA
- a CDS encoding bifunctional DNA primase/polymerase, with protein MLDYLHINASSISSAALLYARSGIPVFPCTDKRPCVSGGFNAASTDLDQINAWWQRFPDANIGSPTGANSFVLDIDPPHGEESLAFLESNNSLLPETLTQRTGSGGRHLFFSKPVGMDIRNSAGKLGLGLDIRGTGGYVILPPSIHKSGNSYQWITEVSPVEAPAWLIELIVQNSKSGLSASNSSTKNIPYVQSLLEAKEGTRNDSLNKVAFQVGKDIASGKTGEASIDDVAEVALKTGLGSQEIQKTIQSGVKAGKRVVEENNPYSSLETAPWPIPAKNVFYGLAGEFAQFAVEQSEADPIGVLATFLCRFGVEIGHSPHMFAGEKQYGRINVVLVGQSSKARKGTSALPIRELFSFNEKQWIPAHTSQGPLSSGEGLIHAIRDPEHKFQVDKSTGVCESITTDPGVEDKRLFILDQEFAGALACTKREGNTLSTIIRTLFDGGTIEPLTKTSRLVATNPHVAITTHITLQELHARLDRVEIFNGFANRFLWLCVRRTKLIPFPEPLNVSMVKQFQDKLISLLKLSKSRSQMDFSPEAKKEWGDIYPFLAKERADLLGSVLNRSEAYVRRIALIYALLDGCESVELSHLRAALSLWDFCEQSAQFIFAGMETDSTCQKILEALEESGGSLDTSGLYKFFGNHISKKKMTVALNNLLASKNIRLDEMKPEGGGRPRKLFYLCE; from the coding sequence ATGCTGGATTACCTTCATATAAACGCATCTAGTATAAGCAGTGCCGCTTTGCTGTACGCTCGTTCTGGGATTCCCGTCTTTCCATGTACTGATAAACGCCCCTGTGTTTCTGGCGGATTTAATGCTGCGAGCACAGACTTAGATCAAATCAATGCTTGGTGGCAGAGATTTCCTGATGCAAATATTGGAAGTCCTACAGGCGCAAATAGTTTTGTCTTAGATATTGATCCTCCGCATGGAGAGGAATCTCTAGCCTTCCTTGAAAGCAATAATTCTCTATTACCTGAAACTTTGACCCAGCGAACCGGAAGTGGTGGAAGACATCTTTTCTTTTCTAAGCCGGTTGGAATGGATATCCGCAACTCTGCCGGTAAACTTGGATTAGGTCTCGATATCCGAGGAACTGGCGGATATGTTATTTTGCCACCTTCCATTCATAAATCAGGAAATAGCTATCAATGGATAACCGAGGTTTCACCCGTTGAAGCTCCTGCTTGGCTGATCGAGTTGATTGTTCAAAATTCCAAGTCTGGACTCTCCGCTTCAAACTCATCAACTAAAAATATCCCATATGTTCAATCTTTACTGGAAGCCAAAGAGGGAACTCGGAATGATTCACTTAACAAGGTAGCATTTCAGGTTGGAAAAGATATTGCTTCGGGCAAAACAGGGGAAGCGAGTATTGATGATGTTGCTGAAGTAGCTTTGAAAACAGGTTTAGGTTCGCAGGAGATTCAGAAAACAATTCAGAGCGGGGTTAAGGCTGGTAAAAGGGTTGTCGAAGAGAACAACCCTTATTCGAGCCTTGAAACCGCTCCGTGGCCCATCCCTGCTAAGAATGTCTTTTATGGCTTGGCGGGGGAATTTGCACAATTTGCAGTCGAACAATCTGAAGCAGATCCTATTGGTGTCCTTGCTACTTTCTTATGCCGCTTTGGCGTTGAGATCGGTCACTCTCCGCATATGTTTGCTGGGGAAAAGCAGTATGGCAGAATTAATGTTGTGCTGGTCGGCCAAAGTTCAAAGGCTCGAAAAGGCACATCCGCTTTGCCAATTCGTGAACTTTTCAGTTTCAATGAAAAGCAATGGATTCCCGCACACACTTCTCAAGGGCCGCTTTCCAGTGGGGAGGGTCTAATTCATGCCATTCGTGACCCAGAACATAAGTTTCAGGTGGATAAGAGTACTGGTGTTTGTGAATCCATTACGACAGATCCCGGTGTTGAAGACAAACGGCTGTTTATTCTGGATCAGGAATTTGCTGGAGCTCTTGCCTGTACTAAAAGGGAAGGGAATACCCTTTCAACTATCATCCGCACCTTGTTTGATGGTGGAACCATCGAGCCGCTGACAAAAACCAGCAGACTCGTGGCCACAAATCCTCACGTAGCTATCACAACACATATTACGTTGCAGGAACTGCACGCCCGTCTTGACCGAGTCGAGATATTTAATGGCTTTGCCAACCGCTTTTTATGGCTCTGCGTTCGCAGAACAAAACTCATTCCTTTTCCTGAACCGCTGAATGTTTCGATGGTGAAACAATTTCAAGATAAACTGATCTCCCTTCTAAAATTATCAAAGTCACGTTCGCAGATGGATTTCAGTCCCGAAGCAAAAAAAGAGTGGGGGGACATCTATCCATTCCTTGCAAAAGAACGGGCAGATCTTCTTGGCTCAGTGCTTAATAGATCAGAAGCGTATGTCAGGCGCATAGCGTTAATTTATGCCCTGCTTGATGGATGTGAGAGTGTTGAACTTTCTCATCTAAGGGCTGCGCTTTCGCTTTGGGATTTTTGCGAACAGTCAGCGCAGTTTATTTTTGCGGGTATGGAAACAGATTCGACATGTCAGAAAATATTAGAAGCTTTGGAGGAGTCGGGCGGAAGCTTGGACACTTCGGGGCTGTATAAGTTTTTTGGAAATCACATCTCGAAAAAGAAAATGACCGTTGCCCTGAATAACCTCCTTGCCAGCAAAAATATACGACTTGATGAGATGAAGCCTGAAGGTGGCGGAAGACCTCGAAAATTATTTTATTTGTGCGAATAA